A genomic region of Platichthys flesus chromosome 4, fPlaFle2.1, whole genome shotgun sequence contains the following coding sequences:
- the atm gene encoding serine-protein kinase ATM, which translates to MSLGLDDLLVCCKGLENDKVTERKKEAERFRRLLRSPEIVQELDRSSATKSSKQLTWDAVFRFLQSYFQKETESMQSSKSVTATSLATRKKKMAEMCSLIKYFIRYANKRGPRLKCSDLLRHVMKVVQGSYSCSAYGEDYSSLLVKDILSVRKYWCDIPPQQWHSLLELYCGLFNSSSKSINRVLVNRVIHMVVQGCCTQTDGCNQTLFSFFSKALLNARQEKHLAVLEHLISALNIFLRYSAMNCRMRVCHLGEELLPSILYIWADKRPSAALKEEILEFFNLQMCVHHPKGAKTQDTGAHAEDWTQWRTQLYNLYDALVSEISHLGSRGKYITGSRHIAVKNNVIELTADICHQLFSDNNDTHILEVTQASHRATEMASPTHGGASKRRRIELGWEVLREHLQPQHSDFDAIPWLQITAVLTSKYPSMVPRQELVPLLSALYQLLAEQRRGERGLYVLRCLREVARCQTRYPERAQVHRAELGRLWGRVWALALRGVSSPQTEACSLDLLASIVHGQLINMDREFWKLFSASACKLSQSAALCLCQALMRCPVPKALTLRTGWDNVGITEGSGSPNLKENLIAWLLMSDQSDEMEESSRPHPIICRDFPYNLIADILISLTLKDTRAGLNFLLGSKGAESAFVQEQSSFAAKDNLEEIERLYLQFSFNMLPSEVQVTDESLTTSSADGQFTAVPSLRNKLEQSLLCVADTLLNCYSPDSQSTPPECLVRCVILLTGVLEAYVSTGVLTEQDVCHSELLKKAKVVTQDFTGFVSSVMVKMTEEGTMTTLRSVMKLCTQSASRKNTNKVSPISSSLFILTLPASLLSELAGICKLLLNSVSKRVSVLEEDNHVDDDWEVTRTQHGDDIDLFEDGEESHSSINGTHRQKGDSTDASCGPGAKCLLAEEHLAQQDMALLAIMEFLCECGSVQHVHGLLFKPQDVRRKLLELLEQIDFSKPLHLHMYLVLLKNLPAEDSLSPVEFDVLLRPLADLCGLYRQDPEICAAVLLGLLPSIRSLGRTHHMPQEMIHVQGSLLQVLSGFCFLSQTGKCIATVRAALVQCLVALLEADPSCEWAVLSIGKEEARPVSIILPSHLADTHHQVRMLVAMSVERLFLDMRPEQPDKRKMLPLKHQQDAFENIYLKAQEGMGLPRCSSSEDQKDEAFNRKATLLKSLSGVLCCSPVCEKQCLFALFQSYKENNIEEQLIKKMLCSVSRALGYRSVKTFVTSHLYYLVAEWLAQRQSDDRYTLGSFPYALLDHDAIKDFYSSTYQVLVPHLVFLNDFEQVRSIGRYLEKDWKELLADCFPKIMVNILPYFVTSGQDSQVAQQRETAHRVYNLLKDDNCLGKQQIDSLIHTNLADIVVELLMTLYEGGGTEGDRGELQCFIGELDPVPNPPYFSSYVIKATLEYLSKCHSDSHKSLVTILSKTPISIQRILLAVCERAAETTNVYERHRILLMYHLFVNLLLKEVKDGLGGAWAFVLRDIIYTVIHQINSRPVQCNEVSARSLSLCCDLLTSLCQAALKFCDDALDCHLQVIVGTLTAQVISRPTISQQVLSLLQFLVIQNEQKLKGAIGRLQPFPDLPEFKELRSVQHRLKYSTGTFTLRQEITHFLSVTSCDSLPRTRLEGLKELTRQLHDKKEQIKDLLKECHADPSDSVLVKLVLSLLQLCKLAANQSGGADILEAAGSCLGELGPVDFSTIALLHGRDPLFEKAMSLFTSTESQRLYIILNCMNDALTQQRIEVKRAAAQCVKNILTTQSGVDFWEQHKHNRDPMLAYLNPFRKTKNKVVSVSAAESLESREKLESQECWIPQAGSHKAWLKALCTALLDSGGVKSEALLLSKPLCLVKVDCCQRLLPLIIHSILLDDSDGSWRNLLSLHIQAFFSFCSRSAQAASRSATPLNSDSESDTASRGLYDKTSLRTMLAVIDYLRHQQRPLESQSKSCGTVCNSNFWLELNYLEVAKAAQSCAAHFTALLYTEIYVDKVKAGMEESRRTRSRATYKLSFEEHSQNLTISSLTEKSMEDTNISLQELLIEVYGSIGEPDSLYGCGGETNTSPLTRIRTYEHEAMWGKALTSYDLHSCLPETTRQVGILEGLQNFGLSSILATYMRGLESEGVEWGAELRELRFQAAWRNTQWDCELSERSEESAPGFHESVFSSLQALRDKEFSLFDETLKQARGAEVDELCRGSLEAVSSLYPALRNLQSIRELESVKQLFSRTFSDVALRNVCSQWRQHSQLLADSDFALVEPVLTVRSVAQHTLMSRTGDPESTEYLSSVLTDHLMELCQLARKAGNTQRAERAVFQMKPHDGLGSWTALPVLSWQLEEAQVFWAKGEQGLALGRLRQMIHNLEEKVDLNPALAPVYTQCLRLCGNWLAETCLESPGVILEKYLERAVMVIEGESGVQDSRLQSQRTEAFLSLARFSDAQYQSIDKYMTSSEFENKQALLEKAKQEVDLMKERKVTSNRYTIKVQRELELDVKALSNLKVDRQRFLCKAVENYIQCLKQGEEHDTWVFRLASLWLENDDVSAVNDMMKKGVKQIPSYKFLPLMYQLAARMRTKAPTSLTEDTGFHDVLTDLICRASLEHPHHTLFIIFALVNANKDELFTSPWQSRSAPRQTPPLDVERSDVALKIINTIRKKRGEMIRGIERLCDAYITLAYMDASRHKNEKKAIPIPADQPIMQIKDLDEVVIPTMEIKVDPTGCYDNLVTIRSFTAHYHLAGGVNLPKIIDCVGSDGKSRRQLVKGKDDLRQDAVMQQVFSLCSMLLQRNSDTRKRKLNIRRYKVVPFSQCSGVLEWCSGTVPIAEFLVDPNKGAHKRFRPRDWTNSTCRERMSAAQRLGFDEKLQAYTEVCKNFRPVFRYFCMERFLDPADWMEKRLAYTRSVATSSIVGYFVGLGDRHNNNILIDEQTAELVHIDLGVAFEQGKILPTPETVPFRLTRDIVDGMGITGVEGVFRRCCEKTIDVMRSSQEALLTIVQVLLYDPLFDWTMNPLKAFYLQHDEQQELNATLSSTMGGDDIDNHRKASDSQSFNKVAERVLLRLQEKLKGVEEGTVLTVGGQVNLLIQQAMDPKNLSRLFAGWQAWV; encoded by the exons ATGAGTCTGGGTCTTGATGATCTCCTGGTCTGCTGCAAGGGGCTGGAGAATGATAAAGTTACAGAAAGAAAG AAAGAAGCCGAACGCTTCAGGCGGCTCCTCCGATCTCCAGAGATCGTGCAGGAGTTGGATCGCTCCTCGGCAACCAAATCCTCCAAGCAGCTCACATGGGATGCTGTTTTCAG ATTTCTGCAGAGCTATTTCCAGAAGGAGACCGAGAGCATGCAGTCAAGCAAATCTGTCACAGCGACATCACTCGCCACACGGAAGAAGAAGATGGCAGAAATGTGCAGTCTGATCAAATACTTCATTCGCTATGCAAACAAAC gcGGGCCTCGTCTAAAGTGCAGTGATCTCCTGAGACATGTGATGAAGGTGGTGCAGGGCTCTTACAGCTGCTCTGCGTATGGAGAAGATTATAGCAGCCTCCTCGTGAAAGACATCCTCTCTGTCCGCAAGTACTGGTGTGACATCCCCCCACAGCAATGGCACA GTCTTTTGGAGTTGTACTGTGGTTTGTTCAACTCTTCTTCCAAATCCATAAACCGTGTTTTAGTGAACAGAGTCATCCACATGGTGGTGCAGGGCTGCTGCACGCAGACTGATGGGTGTAACCAGACCCTGTTCAGCTTCTTCTCCAAAGCACTGCTTAACGCCAG GCAGGAGAAACACTTGGCCGTTTTGGAGCACCTCATCTCGGCTCTCAACATATTCTTGAGGTACTCGGCTATGAACTGCAGGATGAGGGTGTGTCACCTGGGAGAGGAGCTTCTGCCATCCATACTGTACATCTGGGCAGATAAGAGACCCAGTGCGGCTCTCAAAGAGGAGATCTTAGAGTTCTTCAATCTGCAGATGTGTGTTCATCACCCCAAAGGAGCCAAGACTCAGGACACAG GTGCACATGCTGAGGACTGGACTCAGTGGCGGACTCAGCTCTACAATTTGTATGATGCTTTGGTCAGTGAAATCAGTCATCTCGGCAGCAGAGGGAAGTACATCACAGGGTCAAGACACATCGCAGTGAAAAACAATGTCATCGAGCTCACAGCTGACATCTGTCATCAG TTGTTCAGTGATAACAATGACACCCACATCTTGGAGGTGACCCAGGCCTCCCATAGAGCCACCGAGATGGCCAGTCCCACCCACGGAGGAGCCAGCAAGCGCCGCCGTATTGAGCTTGGCTGGGAGGTCCTCCGAGAACATCTTCAGCCTCAGCACAGTGACTTTGATGCCATACCATG GCTACAGATCACCGCGGTGCTCACCTCCAAGTACCCGTCCATGGTGCCCCGGCAGGAGCTGGTGCCTCTGCTCTCTGCGTTGTACCAGCTCCTGGCAGAGcagcggagaggagagagggggctGTACGTGTTGCGCTGTCTAAGGGAGGTGGCCCGGTGCCAGACCCGCTATCCTGAGAGGGCCCAGGTCCACAGGGCAGAGTTGGGAAGGCTGTGGGGTCGGGTGTGGGCCCTTGCACTACGGGGGGTCAGCTCGCCTCAGACGGAGGCCTGTAGCCTGGACCTGCTGGCCTCCATCGTCCACGGACAACTAATTAATATGGACAGAGAGTTCTGGAAGCTTTTCTCTGCATCAGCATGCAAACTATCGCA GAGTGCTGCTTTATGTCTGTGTCAGGCTCTAATGAGGTGTCCGGTCCCTAAGGCTCTTACACTGAGGACAGGCTGGGACAATGTAGGAATCACCGAAGGATCTGGTTCTCCAAACCTTAAGGAGAACCTCATTGCATGGCTGCTGATGAGTGACCAGAGTGATGAGATGGAAGAAAGCTCCAGACCTCACCCCATCATTTGCAG AGACTTTCCCTACAATCTAATAGCTGACATCCTGATCTCCCTGACCTTGAAAGACACCAGAGCTGGCCTTAACTTTCTGCTGGGTTCTAAAGGGGCTGAGAG tgcCTTTGTTCAAGAGCAATCCTCATTCGCTGCCAAAGACAACCTGGAAGAGATCGAGAGGCTTTACCTGCAGTTCAGCTTCAACATGCTTCCCTCAGAGGTCCAAGTGACCGACGAGTCCCTGACGACGTCATCCGCTGACGGCCAGTTCACTGCTGTCCCCAGTCTCAGGAACAAGCTGGAGCAGTCCCTGCTTTGTGTGGCCGACACACTACTCAACTGCTACTCTCCTGAT TCTCAGTCCACACCTCCAGAGTGTCTGGTGCGCTGCGTCATTCTGCTGACCGGTGTTTTAGAAGCTTACGTCTCCACTGGGGTTCTGACTGAACAGGATGTCTGCCACTCAGAACTCCTCAAGAAGGCAAAG GTTGTGACTCAGGACTTCACTGGGTTTGTTTCGAGTGTGATGGTAAAGATGACAGAGGAGGGGACCATGACCACTCTAAGGTCTGTCATGAAGCTGTGCACACAGTCAGCCAGCAGAAAAAACACG AATAAAGTTAGTCCCATCTCCTCCAGCCTGTTCATTTTGACGCTGCCGGCCAGTCTACTCAGTGAATTAGCAGGGATCTGCAAACTGTTG CTAAATAGTGTTTCTAAGAGAGTCAGTGTTTTGGAGGAAGACAACCACGTAGATGATGACTGGGAGGTGACCAGGACTCAACATGGGGACGATATTGACTTGTTTGAGGACGGTGAGGAGTCTCACAGCAGCATCAATGGGACCCACAGGCAGAAGGGAGACAGCACTGATGCTTCTTGTGGGCCAG GAGCTAAATGCCTGTTAGCAGAGGAGCATCTGGCCCAGCAGGATATGGCTCTCCTCGCCATCATGGAGTTCCTGTGTGAATGCGGCTCTGTGCAGCATGTGCACGGCCTGCTTTTCAAACCCCAGGATGTGCGGCgcaagctgctggagctgctggaacaGATTGACTTCAGCAAACCTCTGCACCTCCACATG TATCTTGTTCTGCTCAAGAATCTTCCGGCTGAGGACTCGCTCTCTCCAGTCGAATTTGATGTGCTGCTGCGTCCGCTGGc agATTTGTGTGGTCTGTACCGTCAAGACCCAGAGatctgtgctgctgtgctgcttgGTTTGTTACCATCCATCAGGAGCCTGGGGAGAACCCACCACATGCCACAGGAAATGATACATGTTCAGGGATCCCTGCTCCAAGTGCTGTCTGGATTCTG tttccTGAGCCAAACGGGGAAATGCATAGCAACTGTGCGAGCTGCTTTGGTGCAGTGTCTGGTTGCTTTACTGGAG GCTGACCCCTCTTGTGAGTGGGCAGTCCTGAGTATTGGAAAGGAGGAGGCGCGTCCAGTGTCCATCATCCTCCCATCTCACCTCGCAGATACCCATCACCAAGTCCGCATGCTGGTAGCCATGTCAGTGGAGAG GTTGTTTCTGGACATGAGACCAGAGCAACCTGATAAAAGGAAGATGCTGCCACTCAAACACCAGCAGGATGCTTTTGAAAATATTTACCTGAAGGCTCAGGAGGGAATGGGTCTTCCA AGATGCAGCTCTTCAGAGGACCAGAAGGATGAGGCGTTCAACCGCAAGGCCACCCTGTTGAAGAGTTTGTCTGGGGTGCTATGCTGTAGTCCGGTGTGTGAAAAACAGTGTCTGTTTGCCCTGTTCCAGTCCTACAAGGAGAACAACATCGAGGAGCAGCTCATCAAAAAG ATGTTGTGCAGTGTATCCAGAGCACTGGGCTACAGGAGTGTGAAGACCTTTGTTACTTCTCACTTGTATTACTTGGTGGCGGAGTGGCTCGCTCAGAGACAGTCTGATGATCGATACACTCTCGGCTCTTTCCCCTACGCACTCCTTGACCATGACGCCATCAAAGATTTCTATAG CTCTACTTACCAGGTATTGGTCCCCCACCTGGTCTTTCTCAATGACTTTGAGCAGGTGAGGTCCATCGGTCGGTATCTGGAGAAGGACTGGAAGGAGCTGTTGGCCGACTGCTTTCCCAAGATCATGGTCAACATCCTGCCGTACTTCGTTACGTCTGGCCAGGACTCGCAGGttgcacagcagagagagacggCCCACAGAGTGTACAACCTGCTCAAAGATGACAACTGTCTGGgcaaacag CAAATCGACAGCCTTATCCACACTAACCTGGCGGACATAGTGGTGGAGTTGCTGATGACTCTGTATGAAGGAGGTGGaactgaaggagacagaggagagctgCAATGCTTTATAGG CGAACTAGACCCTGTACCAAACCCACCGTACTTCAGCTCCTATGTCATCAAAGCGACTCTGGAATACCTGAGCAAGTGCCACAGTGACAGCCACAAGTCACTGGTAACCATTCTGTCAAAAACCCCG ATTTCAATTCAAAGGATCCTGCTGGCCGTGTGcgaaagagcagcagagacgaCCAACGTCTATGAACGTCATCGTATCCTCCTCATGTATCACCTGTTCGTCAACCTGCTGCTCAAGGAGGTGAAGGACGGTCTGGGAGGAGCCTGGGCCTTTGTGCTCAGAGACATAATCTACACAGTTATACACCAGATCAACAGCAG ACCAGTTCAGTGTAATGAGGTCTCTGCCCGAAGCCTCTCTCTGTGCTGCGACCTGTTGACTTCTTTGTGTCAGGCAGCCCTGAAGTTCTGCGATGACGCTCTAGACTGCCACTTACAGGTCATTGTTGGGACTCTCACGGCTCAGGTGATCAGCCGGCCCACCATCTCACAGCAG GTGCTTAGTCTGTTGCAGTTCCTCGTGATACAGAATGAACAGAAGTTAAAAGGAGCCATCGGCAGGTTGCAGCCTTTTCCCGACCTGCCTGAATTCAAAGAACTGCGCTCTGTACAGCACAGACTCAAATACAGCACTGGGACCTTTACACTGCGACAG GAGATCacccacttcctgtcagtgacgtCCTGTGACTCCTTACCCCGGACCAGGCTGGAGGGACTGAAGGAGCTGACCAGACAGCTGCATGACAAGAAGGAACAGATAAAAGACCTGCTCAAGGAGTGCCACG CCGACCCCAGTGATAGCGTGCTGGTGAAGCTGGTTCTAagtctgctgcagctctgtaaACTTGCAGCCAACCAATCGGGTGGAGCTGACATACTAG aggcagcaggcagTTGTCTGGGAGAACTGGGTCCAGTGGATTTCTCCACTATCGCCCTGCTCCATGGCAGAGACCCCCTCTTTGAAAAGGCCATGtccctcttcacctccacagAGTCTCAGCGTCTCTACATCATTCTCAATTGCATGAATGACGCGCTCACTCAGCAGCG tATTGAGGTGAAGCgggcagcagctcagtgtgtgaaGAACATCCTCACAACTCAGTCTGGAGTTGACTTCTGggagcagcacaaacacaacagagaccCCATGTTGGCCTACCTCAATCCTTTTCGAAAGACCAAGAACAAG GTGGTTTCCGTGAGTGCTGCAGAGAGTTTGGAGTCcagggagaagctggagagtCAGGAGTGTTGGATCCCTCAGGCTGGCAGCCACAAGGCCTGGCTGAAGGCTCTGTGCACCGCCCTGCTGGACAGTGGAGGAGTAAAGAGTGAAGCTCTGCTCCTGTCAAAGCCACTGTGTCTG GTGAAAGTGGACTGCTGTCAGAGGCTGCTGCCCCTCATCATCCACTCCATCCTTCTGGACGACTCTGATGGTTCATGGAGGAACCTGCTCTCATTGCACATCCAGGCCTTTTTTAGTTTCTGCTCCAGAAGTGCTCAGGCCGCCAGCCGCTCTGCCACACCTCTCAATTCTGACTCTG AGTCTGACACGGCCAGCCGGGGTTTGTATGATAAGACCTCTCTGCGCACCATGCTGGCGGTCATTGACTATTTGAGACACCAGCAGAGGCCACTGGAGTCTCAGAG TAAGTCCTGCGGCACCGTGTGTAACTCAAACTTCTGGCTGGAGCTCAACTACCTGGAGGTGGCCAAAGCTGCTCAGTCGTGTGCAGCTCACTTCACCGCTCTGCTGTACACGGAGATCTACGTAGACAAGGTCAAAGCCGGCATGGAAGAGAGCCGCAG AACCAGGTCCAGAGCGACATATAAGCTCAGTTTTGAAGAGCACAGTCAGAACTTAACCATATCTAGCCTGACAGAGAAAAGTATGGAGGACACCAACATCAGTCTGCAG GAGCTTCTGATTGAGGTGTATGGAAGCATCGGAGAACCTGACAGTCTGTACGGCTGCGGAGGGGAGACCAATACCAGTCCACTGACCAG GATTCGAACCTATGAGCATGAGGCTATGTGGGGGAAGGCTCTGACTTCCTACGACCTTCACTCCTGTCTGCCTGAGACCACACGACAAGTGGGAATCCTGGAG GGCCTGCAGAACTTTGGTCTGAGCAGCATCCTCGCCACTTACATGAGGGGTTTGGAGAGCGAAGGGGTTGAGTGGGGGGCTGAGCTAAGAGAGCTCCGGTTCCAGGCCGCATGGAGGAACACGCAGTGGGACTGTGAGCTGTCTGAGAG GAGTGAGGAATCAGCACCTGGCTTCCACgaatctgtgttttcttcccttCAAGCGCTGAGGGACAAAGAGTTCTCGTTATTTGATGAAACGCTGAAACAGGCCAG gGGTGCAGAGGTGGATGAGTTGTGCAGAGGTAGTCTGGAGGCTGTGTCTTCTCTGTACCCGGCTCTCAGGAACCTGCAGAGCATCAGGGAGCTGGAGAGCGTTAAGCAGCTCTTCTCGAG AACCTTCTCGGATGTGGCTCTGAGGAACGTTTGCAGCCAATGGCGGCAGCACTCCCAGCTCCTCGCTGACAGCGACTTTGCGTTGGTTGAGCCCGTTTTGACCGTCCGCTCTGTGGCCCAGCACACGTTGATGTCCAGGACGGGAGACCCTGAGAGCACAGAGTACCTCAGCTCTGTGCTCACTGACCACCTCATGGAGCTCTGCCAGCTGGCTCGCAAGGCCGGGAATACACAG AGGGCAGAGCGGGCAGTCTTCCAGATGAAACCACATGATGGCCTAGGGTCCTGGACGGCATTACCTGTGTTGTCATGGCAACTGGAGGAGGCCCAGGTGTTCTGGGCAAAGGGAGAACAGGGTCTGGCTCTTGGCCGGCTGAGACAGATGATACACAACCTGGAGGAAAAG GTGGATTTAAATCCTGCTCTGGCCCCAGTTTACACTCAGTGTCTCAGGCTGTGTGGTAACTGGCTCGCTGAGACCTGTTTGGAAAGTCCTGGAGTCATACTGGAGAAGTACCTGGAGAGG gCAGTGATGGTGATCGAGGGAGAGTCGGGGGTGCAGGACTCCAGGCTGCAGAGTCAGCGGACTGAGGCCTTCTTGTCTCTGGCCCGCTTCTCTGACGCTCAGTACCAGAGCATCGACAAATACATGACATCCTCTGAGTTTGAGAACAAGCAGGCGCTGCTGGAGAaggccaaacaggaagtggaccTGATGAAGGAGCGGAAAGTGACCTCCAACAG GTACACTATAAAGgtgcagagggagctggagctggatgTGAAGGCCCTGTCCAACCTCAAGGTAGACAGACAGCGCTTCCTGTGTAAGGCGGTGGAGAATTACATTCAGTGTCTGAAGCAGGGGGAGGAGCATGACACCTGGGTGTTCCGCCTGGCTTCCCTCTGGTTGGAGAACGATGACGTTAGTGCAGTAAATGACATGATGAAG aaaGGGGTGAAGCAGATCCCCTCCTACAAGTTTCTGCCTCTCATGTATCAGCTGGCTGCACGCATGAGAACCAAGGCGCCAACAAGCCTCACGGAGGATACGGGCTTCCATGATGTCCTCACTGAT CTGATCTGCCGAGCGTCTCTTGAGCATCCTCACCACACGCTCTTCATCATCTTCGCTCTCGTGAACGCCAACAAAGACGAGCTCTTCACCAGCCCCTGGCAGTCGAGGAGCGCTCCGAGGCAGACGCCACCTCTCGATGTG GAGCGTTCAGACGTGGCCCTGAAGATTATCAACACCATCAGGAAAAAGAGAGGCGAGATGATCCGGGGGATCGAGCGTCTGTGTGACGCCTACATCACTCTGGCCTACATGGACGCCAGCAGGCACAAGAATGAGAAGA AGGCGATTCCCATCCCTGCTGATCAGCCCATCATGCAAATCAAAGACCTGGATGAGGTTGTCATCCCCACAATGGAGATTAAG GTGGATCCAACTGGCTGCTATGACAACCTGGTGACGATCAGGTCCTTCACAGCTCACTATCACCTGGCCGGGGGGGTCAACCTGCCCAAGATCATCGACTGTGTCGGCTCTGATGGCAAGAGCAGGAGACAACtggtcaag GGCAAGGACGACCTGCGGCAGGATGCGGTGATGCAGCAGGTCTTCAGCCTGTGCTCCATGCTGCTGCAGCGCAACTCAGACACTCGCAAGAGGAAGCTGAACATCCGGCGATACAAG GTGGTGCCGTTCTCGCAGTGCAGCGGTGTGTTAGAATGGTGCTCAGGCACAGTTCCCATCGCCGAGTTTCTGGTGGATCCTAATAAAGGAGCCCACAAACGCTTCCGCCCCCGAGACTGGACCAACTCAACCTGCCGCGAGAGGATGTCG GCTGCTCAGAGACTCGGTTTCGATGAGAAGCTCCAGGCCTACACTGAGGTGTGCAAGAACTTCAGGCCGGTCTTCAGGTATTTCTGCATGGAACGATTCCTGGATCCAGCGGATTGGATGGAGAAACGCCTGGCTTACACCCGCAGCGTGGCGACCTCTTCTATAG TTGGCTACTTCGTGGGTCTGGGcgacagacacaacaacaacatcctgATCGACGAGCAGACGGCTGAACTGGTTCACATCGATTTAG GTGTGGCCTTTGAGCAGGGGAAGATCCTCCCCACACCAGAGACCGTCCCCTTCAGACTCACCAGAGACATCGTGGACGGGATGGGCATCACTGGAGTGGAGGGAGTTTTCAGGAG ATGTTGTGAGAAGACGATAGATGTGATGAGGAGCTCCCAAGAAGCTCTGCTGACCATTGTGCAG